A genomic region of Vitis vinifera cultivar Pinot Noir 40024 chromosome 7, ASM3070453v1 contains the following coding sequences:
- the LOC100254997 gene encoding NAC domain-containing protein 21/22, whose product MGLRDIGATLPPGFRFYPSDEELVCHYLYKKITNEDVLKGTLVEIDLHICEPWQLPDVAKLNSTEWYFFSFRDRKYATGYRTNRATTSGYWKATGKDRPVLNPTTHEVVGMRKTLVFYRNRAPNGIKTGWIMHEFRLETPHMPPKEDWVLCRVFHKTKSESSSKLSPQYVFDTTASASSPPTHDQTLPCGYQQIPSFSPTHPHQNHDQTTLLNLAVLNPNLVHFASQEMNPCAAANEINSKGSGADEYGFLWDMSCSLGDGVPSSNLEDMRFEENNSIVFL is encoded by the exons ATGGGTTTAAGGGACATAGGAGCCACACTGCCTCCTGGGTTTAGGTTTTATCCCAGTGATGAGGAGCTGGTATGCCATTACCTCTACAAAAAGATAACAAATGAAGATGTTTTGAAGGGTACTTTGGTGGAGATTGATTTGCATATTTGTGAGCCATGGCAGCTTCCTG ATGTGGCTAAGCTCAACTCAACTGAGTGGTACTTCTTCAGCTTTAGGGACAGGAAGTATGCGACGGGCTACCGAACCAACAGGGCTACAACATCTGGATACTGGAAAGCCACAGGAAAGGATCGACCCGTGCTCAACCCGACAACCCATGAGGTGGTGGGCATGAGGAAGACATTAGTCTTCTACCGAAACCGAGCTCCAAATGGCATCAAAACCGGTTGGATCATGCATGAATTTCGGCTGGAGACCCCACATATGCCCCCTAAG GAGGACTGGGTGTTATGCAGAGTCTTTCACAAGACCAAGTCAGAGAGCAGCTCCAAGCTAAGCCCCCAATATGTGTTTGACACTACAGCCAGTGCCTCTTCTCCACCAACTCATGATCAAACCCTACCATGTGGGTACCAGCAAATACCCTCATTCTCCCCAACCCACCCCCACCAAAACCATGACCAAACCACACTGCTAAACCTAGCAGTCCTAAACCCCAATCTTGTCCACTTCGCCTCTCAGGAGATGAATCCATGCGCTGCAGCCAATGAAATCAACTCCAAAGGTAGTGGTGCTGATGAGTATGGGTTCTTGTGGGACATGAGCTGCAGCCTGGGAGATGGGGTGCCTTCATCAAATCTGGAGGACATGAGATTTGAAGAGAACAACAGTATAGTTTTCCTATGA